A genomic stretch from Kribbella amoyensis includes:
- a CDS encoding DUF5682 family protein has translation MTVSLFGIRHHGPGSARALAAALAERGPDLVLIEGPPEADKIVGLAGDPEMVPPVALLAYAADDSTRAAFWPFAVFSPEWQAIRYALAAGIPVRFCDLPAAYQFGSRGGERGIAMDPLATLAAAGGYDDPERWWDDVIEHRRDGAEPFTVIAEAMAELRRDEEPVGREAQREAYMRTVLRKAMKEGYERIAVVCGAWHVPALTAPLPPATRDARILKGLPKRKVACTWVPWTHGRLAASSGYGAGVTSPGWYHHLFTAPDQVTARWLTKVAQVLRAEDLPVSSAHVIEAVRLADTLAALRERPLAGLSEVTEATRSVMCGGNDVLLDLVTREAVVGELLGTVPSETPQAPVAADLAAQARRLRLKRDAVERVVDLDLRKPNDLEKSRLLHRLRILGIDWGEPTSDERRSQGTFREMWTLSWDPGLEVDLVAAGAHGTTVLGAATSVMLAAAADSSTLAEVTSALERSLLADLADALPDLLAGVDTRAAKDADVGHLMAALPALARSARYGDVRGSDTGGLTAVAERMVARVCAGLGRTVHGLDPEAAAKVLELIDGVQDATALLTETVRDEWLRTLEGLSGRTTTPPLIAGRLTRLMLDTSRVEAGEVALRLGRALSPGTPTADAAGYVEGFLAGGGLLLVHDERLLALVDSWLAGIPDEAFVEVLPLLRRTFGTFAPPERRSIGDRARALGTGGPRIVADDIDLDAELAASVLPVVARLLGV, from the coding sequence ATGACGGTGAGCCTGTTCGGGATCAGGCACCACGGGCCGGGGTCGGCGCGGGCGCTCGCTGCCGCCCTGGCCGAGCGGGGTCCCGATCTCGTCCTGATCGAGGGGCCGCCGGAGGCCGACAAGATCGTCGGGCTGGCCGGGGATCCGGAGATGGTGCCGCCGGTCGCGTTGCTCGCGTACGCGGCGGACGACTCGACCCGGGCCGCGTTCTGGCCGTTCGCGGTGTTCAGCCCGGAGTGGCAGGCGATCCGGTACGCGCTGGCGGCGGGGATCCCGGTGCGGTTCTGCGATCTGCCGGCCGCGTACCAGTTCGGGTCGCGTGGAGGCGAGCGCGGGATCGCGATGGACCCGCTCGCGACGCTCGCCGCGGCCGGTGGGTACGACGATCCCGAGCGCTGGTGGGACGACGTGATCGAGCACCGGCGGGACGGAGCCGAGCCGTTCACGGTGATCGCGGAGGCGATGGCCGAGTTGCGGCGCGACGAGGAACCGGTCGGCCGCGAGGCGCAGCGCGAGGCGTACATGCGGACCGTGCTGCGCAAGGCGATGAAGGAGGGGTACGAGCGGATCGCCGTGGTCTGCGGGGCCTGGCACGTCCCGGCGCTGACCGCACCGTTGCCCCCGGCAACACGCGACGCCCGGATCCTGAAGGGCCTGCCGAAACGCAAGGTCGCCTGCACCTGGGTGCCCTGGACCCACGGCCGGCTCGCCGCGTCCAGCGGATACGGCGCCGGCGTCACCTCACCGGGCTGGTACCACCACCTGTTCACGGCACCGGACCAGGTCACCGCGCGCTGGCTGACCAAGGTCGCCCAGGTGCTGCGCGCCGAGGACCTGCCGGTCTCCAGCGCGCACGTGATCGAGGCGGTCCGGCTGGCCGACACCCTGGCCGCGTTACGGGAGCGGCCGCTCGCCGGGTTGAGCGAGGTCACCGAGGCGACCCGGTCGGTGATGTGCGGCGGCAACGACGTGCTGCTCGACCTGGTCACCCGCGAGGCCGTCGTCGGCGAACTGCTCGGCACGGTGCCGTCCGAGACCCCGCAGGCTCCCGTGGCCGCCGACCTCGCCGCGCAGGCTCGCCGTCTGCGGCTGAAGCGGGACGCGGTCGAGCGAGTGGTCGACCTCGACCTGCGGAAGCCGAACGACCTGGAGAAGTCCCGGCTGCTGCACCGGTTGCGGATCCTCGGTATCGACTGGGGCGAGCCGACCTCCGACGAGCGGCGGAGCCAGGGCACGTTCCGGGAGATGTGGACGCTGAGCTGGGACCCGGGGCTCGAGGTCGACCTGGTCGCCGCCGGCGCGCACGGGACGACCGTACTCGGCGCCGCCACGTCGGTGATGCTCGCCGCGGCCGCCGACTCGTCGACGCTGGCCGAGGTGACTTCCGCCTTGGAGCGTTCGCTGTTGGCCGATCTGGCGGACGCCCTGCCGGATCTGCTGGCGGGCGTGGACACCCGGGCCGCGAAGGACGCCGACGTGGGCCACCTGATGGCCGCGTTGCCCGCGTTGGCGCGCTCCGCGCGGTACGGGGATGTCCGCGGCAGCGATACCGGTGGGCTGACGGCCGTGGCCGAGCGGATGGTGGCGCGGGTCTGCGCCGGACTCGGGCGGACCGTCCACGGTCTCGATCCGGAGGCCGCGGCGAAGGTGCTGGAGTTGATCGACGGCGTCCAGGACGCGACCGCGTTGTTGACCGAGACGGTGCGGGACGAGTGGTTGCGGACGCTGGAGGGGTTGAGTGGCCGGACCACCACGCCGCCGTTGATCGCGGGCCGGCTCACCCGGTTGATGCTCGACACCTCTCGCGTCGAGGCCGGCGAGGTCGCGCTGCGGCTCGGGCGGGCGCTCTCCCCGGGCACGCCGACCGCCGACGCCGCGGGGTACGTGGAAGGCTTCCTGGCCGGTGGTGGGTTGCTGCTCGTGCACGACGAACGGCTGCTGGCGTTGGTGGATTCCTGGCTGGCCGGGATTCCGGACGAGGCGTTCGTCGAGGTCCTGCCGTTGCTACGCCGGACCTTCGGGACGTTCGCCCCACCGGAACGCCGGTCCATCGGTGACCGGGCCCGTGCACTCGGGACCGGTGGTCCGCGGATCGTTGCCGACGACATCGACCTCGACGCCGAGCTGGCCGCGTCGGTGCTGCCGGTCGTAGCCCGATTGCTGGGGGTGTGA
- a CDS encoding VWA domain-containing protein produces the protein MDDERLRRWRLVLGSEAEPESGMTLSAADKSVDAALAALYDAEPGETGTKRSAGLGSSAPRVARWLGDIRGYFPSSVVQVMQRDAVERLGITRMLMEPELLGAVEPDVHLVSTLLALNEVMPEETKQTAREVVARVVAELEQRLAERTRAAVTGALDRAGRTARPRHADIDWDRTIRANLKHFSPTLGTIVPDRLVGYARRNHSVQRDVVLAIDQSGSMAESVVYASLFGAVLGSMRALRTSLVVFDTAVVDLTEELEDPVEVLFGTQLGGGTDINRALAYCETLIARPAETVLVLISDLYEGGVREELLRRARSLVESGVQVVALLALADSGAPSYDADNAAALADLGIPAFACTPDLFPDLMAAAIRHEDLTHWAATNLDP, from the coding sequence ATGGACGACGAGCGGTTGCGCCGCTGGCGGTTGGTCCTCGGGAGCGAGGCCGAGCCGGAGAGCGGGATGACGCTGTCGGCCGCGGACAAGTCCGTCGACGCCGCGCTGGCCGCGTTGTACGACGCGGAGCCGGGCGAGACCGGGACGAAACGGTCCGCCGGCCTGGGTTCCTCGGCGCCGCGAGTGGCGCGGTGGCTCGGCGACATTCGCGGGTACTTCCCGAGCTCGGTCGTCCAGGTGATGCAACGGGACGCGGTCGAGCGGCTCGGCATCACCCGGATGCTGATGGAGCCCGAGTTGCTGGGCGCGGTCGAGCCCGACGTTCACCTGGTCAGCACGTTGCTCGCGCTGAACGAGGTGATGCCGGAGGAGACCAAGCAGACCGCGCGCGAGGTGGTCGCCCGCGTCGTCGCCGAGCTCGAGCAACGGCTCGCCGAACGGACCAGGGCCGCCGTCACGGGCGCGCTCGACCGGGCCGGCCGGACCGCGCGGCCCCGGCACGCGGACATCGACTGGGACCGGACGATCCGCGCGAACCTGAAGCATTTCTCGCCCACCCTCGGCACGATCGTCCCGGACCGCCTGGTCGGGTACGCGCGCCGCAACCACAGCGTCCAACGCGATGTCGTGCTGGCGATCGACCAGTCCGGCTCGATGGCCGAATCGGTGGTCTACGCGAGCCTCTTCGGCGCCGTCCTCGGTTCGATGCGCGCGTTGCGGACCAGCCTGGTCGTGTTCGACACCGCGGTCGTCGACCTGACCGAGGAGCTGGAGGACCCGGTCGAGGTGCTCTTCGGTACGCAACTCGGCGGCGGTACGGACATCAACCGGGCGCTGGCGTACTGCGAGACCCTGATCGCCCGACCGGCCGAGACCGTCCTCGTCCTGATCAGCGACCTGTACGAAGGCGGCGTCCGCGAGGAGCTGCTCCGCCGAGCCCGCTCGCTGGTCGAGTCCGGGGTCCAGGTGGTCGCGTTGCTGGCGCTGGCGGATTCCGGGGCACCGTCGTACGACGCCGACAACGCCGCCGCCCTCGCCGACCTGGGCATCCCGGCCTTCGCGTGTACCCCCGACCTCTTCCCCGACCTGATGGCAGCAGCAATCCGCCACGAAGACCTCACCCACTGGGCCGCCACCAACCTCGACCCCTGA